The bacterium genome contains the following window.
AAGTGATCGAAGCCAACCGGGACGTGATCGGGTCCGGGGACCCCAACCTGATCTTTCCGGGCGAGCGAATCGTCCTCCCCGACCTCGGTACGCGAGCGGGGGTGCTCAGGCAGCCAGGAAGCTGAGCCTCACGTCCCGTACCGGATTGCCGACGTTGGTGTCCACCAGCACGACGGTTTGCCACGTGCCCAGAGTCAGAGCACCGCCCCGGACGGGAAGCACCAGGCTGGGCGAAATGAAGGCGGGAATGATGTGATCGGCGCCATGACCAGGAGCACCATGCCGGTGTTCCCAGCGGTAGCGATCCGGGGACATTCCATCCCCTAGGTACCGGAGAAGATCCCTATCGGACCCGGCGCCCACCTCCATGACGGCCAGCCCGGCGGTGGAATGGGGCACGAACACCGACAGCAGGCCATCGCCATGGCCCTGCACGAACGTGGCCAGCCGGTAGCCGATATCGACGACGGCCGGTTCGGCACCGGTCCTCACCCGGAAGACCTCGGTATGGAGGGCCATTCAGTTGTTGTCGCCGAGGAATATGGCAGACACCGAACTGTCCATGAAGATCGCCTGCAAGGCCTCTGCCAGCACCGGAGCAATCGACAACCTGGTCAGCTTGTCGAAGTCCCGCGCTTCCTTGCTGATCGGAAGCGTATCGGTGACCACGACCTCATCGATCGGAGCCTTCTTCAGCCTGTCGAGGGCGGGATGCGACAACACCGGGTGTGTGGCCGCCACGTAGACCTTCCGGGCGCCCTGTTCGCGCAGTAACCGGGCCGCATTCTCCACGGTACCGCCGGTATCGATCATGTCGTCCACGATCACCGCGTTGCGGCCCCGCACCGCACCCACCACGGTCAGGGCCTTCGACTCGTTGTGGACATCGAACTCGCGCCGCTTGTGGACGAAGGCCACGTACGCCCCCAGGTAGCGGGCGTACTTCTCGGCCCGCTTGACTCCACCGGCGTCGGGGGAGACCACGGTGGTGGGACCGTCCAGGCGTTCCTTGAGATAGTCGGTGACGATCGGGAGCGCCGTCAGATGGTCGAACGGCTTGGGGAAGAAGCCCTGGATCTGGCCGGTATGCAGATCGATCGACACGATCCGGTCGGCTCCGGCGGCCAGGAAGAGGTCACTCATCAGCCGGGCCGAGATGGGTTCCCGCGGCATGACCTTCTTGTCGGCCCTGGCATACCCGAAGAACGGCACCACCGCGGTGATACGGTGCGCTGACGCCCTCTTGAGGGCATCGATCAGGATCAACTGCTCCATGATGTGGAAGTTGATCTCCGGTGCGTGGCTCTGGATCACGAAGCAGTCCACCCCGCGTACCGACTCGGACGGCCGGGTATACACCTCAGTGTTGGCGAAGCGTGACAGCTGGACCTTGCCGAGCCTCACGCCCAGGTCGTCCGCCACGGCTTCGGCCAGCTCGGGGTTGGCCGATCCGGTGAACAGCATGAAGCGCTTGCGGGTTACGAGCTCCATGTCCTAGGAGGGTACTGAAAAATGTCCCGTTGGCCTATTGGCCGGCGACGGGGCTCTGGCCCAGGGATCGCGGGTCAACAATGGAAGTCCATCCCGGTCTTCTCCAGCATCCGCCTACTCGGCCTCGTGGCGAGCTTTCCGCCGTTCCGCATAGCCCGGAATCTCTCGCTGGGAAGCCCTCTCCACACCGAGAGCGCCATCGGGAACATCGCGGGTGATGGCCGAGCCGGCGCCCGTGTACGCCTCGGATCCCACCTCGACCGGCGCCACCAGAACGGTATTGGAGCCGATCTGCGCCCGGCTTCCGATACGGGTGCGGTGCTTGTCGTATCCGTCGTAGTTGGCGGTGATGGTCCCTGCGCCCACGTTGGCCTCCTCGCCGACCTCTGCGTCCCCAACGTACGAGAGGTGTGGAACCTTGGCGCGGGCGCCGACCACGGAGTTCTTGACCTCCACGAAGGTGCCTGCCTTGGCGCCGTCGCCCAACTCCGCTCCTGGCCTCAACGAGGCGAAGGGACCGACCTCGGCGTCCACCCCCACCGATACGTCCCTGAGCACGGAGTACCAGATCCTCGCGCCGGAGCCGATCCGGCTGTCCCTGATGAAGCAGTCGGGCCCGAGCTCGGCGCCTCCCGCCACCGAGGTCGATCCTTCCAGATGCACCCCCGGAAGGATCCGTACTCCCGCCTCGAGGCGCACGGAGGCGTCGATATAGACCCGGCCGGGGTCCTGCATCCAAACGCCATCCCGCATCCAAGCCCTGTTGATCCGGTGCCGGAAGATCGCTGCGACACCGGCGAGCTGATCCTGGGTGTTGACACCGGACAACTCCTCGGCATCGGTCCGGTAGGCGCTGATCCCGTAACCCTCCGCTCCGAGGATGGCCACCATGTCGGGCAGGTAGTACTCACCCTGGACGTTGTCGCGCTCCACCCGGGCCACGAAGTCCCGTATCAAGGATCCGTCGAACATGTAGACACCACCGTTGATCTCGTTGATCTCCCGCTCGTGGGTGGTGGTGTCGGCATGCTCCACGATCCTCTCCACCCGGCCCCAGCCGTCCCGCACCACCCGCCCGTAGCCGGTCGGGTCCTCCATGTTGGCGGTCATGCAGGTAACGGCCGCTCCGGTCCGCCGATGGAGCTTGGCCATCTCGGCCAGCGTGTCGCCGGTGATGAGCGGCGTGTCGGCGGGTACCACCAGCACATGGTCTTCGGCACCCAGCGGAGTGACCTCGAGAGCGTATTGCAGGGCGTGTGCGGTGCCCAGCTGTTTGGGCTGCACCACGGGTGTGGCCCCATCGGGCAGCATCGCCACCACCTGGTCGGCATCCGGCTTGACCACCACCACGGTCTGGACCGGGTCCAGGGATGCGGTGGCGTTGAGGACCCATTCGATCATCGGCCGCCCCGCCACAGGATGGATCACCTTGGGGAGGATCGACTTCATCCGGGAGCCCTCGCCTGCCCCCAGCACCACCGCCCTTATGGCCACGTCGCTACTCCTCTGTCTGGCTGGGGGGACAGGAGTCGAACCCGTACTAGCGGGACCAAAACCCGCTGTGCTGCCATTTACACTACCCCCCACGGCGTCGGGGCTCCCGGCGTTGGGCGCAACGCCTGGCGAGTCTAGTGGTCCGTCATGATCGGTCCTCAACCAGGAGCGCTCCGTGGTCCTGGGACAAGGCCACAAAAGCGTCTCTGGCTTCCTCGGGGACCAGTTCCAGCCCTTCCTCGGCCTCGGCCCGGTCGGCGAAGAAGGCATAGA
Protein-coding sequences here:
- a CDS encoding YjbQ family protein, which gives rise to MALHTEVFRVRTGAEPAVVDIGYRLATFVQGHGDGLLSVFVPHSTAGLAVMEVGAGSDRDLLRYLGDGMSPDRYRWEHRHGAPGHGADHIIPAFISPSLVLPVRGGALTLGTWQTVVLVDTNVGNPVRDVRLSFLAA
- a CDS encoding ribose-phosphate diphosphokinase; protein product: MELVTRKRFMLFTGSANPELAEAVADDLGVRLGKVQLSRFANTEVYTRPSESVRGVDCFVIQSHAPEINFHIMEQLILIDALKRASAHRITAVVPFFGYARADKKVMPREPISARLMSDLFLAAGADRIVSIDLHTGQIQGFFPKPFDHLTALPIVTDYLKERLDGPTTVVSPDAGGVKRAEKYARYLGAYVAFVHKRREFDVHNESKALTVVGAVRGRNAVIVDDMIDTGGTVENAARLLREQGARKVYVAATHPVLSHPALDRLKKAPIDEVVVTDTLPISKEARDFDKLTRLSIAPVLAEALQAIFMDSSVSAIFLGDNN
- the glmU gene encoding bifunctional UDP-N-acetylglucosamine diphosphorylase/glucosamine-1-phosphate N-acetyltransferase GlmU, whose translation is MAIRAVVLGAGEGSRMKSILPKVIHPVAGRPMIEWVLNATASLDPVQTVVVVKPDADQVVAMLPDGATPVVQPKQLGTAHALQYALEVTPLGAEDHVLVVPADTPLITGDTLAEMAKLHRRTGAAVTCMTANMEDPTGYGRVVRDGWGRVERIVEHADTTTHEREINEINGGVYMFDGSLIRDFVARVERDNVQGEYYLPDMVAILGAEGYGISAYRTDAEELSGVNTQDQLAGVAAIFRHRINRAWMRDGVWMQDPGRVYIDASVRLEAGVRILPGVHLEGSTSVAGGAELGPDCFIRDSRIGSGARIWYSVLRDVSVGVDAEVGPFASLRPGAELGDGAKAGTFVEVKNSVVGARAKVPHLSYVGDAEVGEEANVGAGTITANYDGYDKHRTRIGSRAQIGSNTVLVAPVEVGSEAYTGAGSAITRDVPDGALGVERASQREIPGYAERRKARHEAE